One part of the Sorangiineae bacterium MSr11954 genome encodes these proteins:
- the queA gene encoding tRNA preQ1(34) S-adenosylmethionine ribosyltransferase-isomerase QueA, with the protein MRIDVFDYDLPPDRIAQYPTPEREQARLLVVPPRDSPDTAFQDRTVADLADAIPEGALVVVNDTRVIPARLLGQKADTGGKVEIFLVRFAEKRAIPTPGGGTREVDVWHAMGKASKPFRFGSDVIAGNVRIHLFGRGEDGLLEVGLSSLTKESTEHELAAAGHVPLPPYIKREDEALDQERYQTVFARVPGALAAPTAGLHLSRALLGRLSVRGCELASVTLHVGLGTFQPVMVDDLDAHPMHSETFEISRTTAAAIAKARDRGAPVVAVGTTVVRALESAVDPDFHAERGRVLATRGETRLLIQPGYRFRIVDQLVTNFHLPRSTLLALVCAFGGYERVLEAYRYAVREGYRFFSYGDAMMLSLAQDPS; encoded by the coding sequence TTGCGAATCGACGTCTTCGACTACGACCTCCCGCCGGACCGCATCGCTCAGTATCCAACGCCGGAGCGTGAGCAGGCGCGCTTGCTCGTCGTGCCCCCGCGCGATTCGCCCGATACGGCGTTTCAGGATCGCACGGTGGCCGATCTGGCGGACGCGATCCCCGAGGGCGCGCTGGTGGTGGTCAACGATACGCGGGTGATCCCGGCCCGGCTGCTCGGGCAGAAGGCCGACACCGGCGGCAAGGTGGAGATCTTTCTCGTGCGCTTCGCGGAGAAGCGGGCCATCCCCACCCCCGGCGGCGGGACGCGCGAGGTCGACGTGTGGCACGCGATGGGCAAAGCATCGAAGCCCTTTCGATTCGGCAGCGACGTCATCGCAGGAAACGTGCGCATCCACCTCTTCGGGCGCGGCGAAGATGGCTTGCTCGAGGTGGGGCTCAGCAGCCTGACGAAGGAGTCGACGGAGCACGAGCTCGCGGCCGCGGGGCACGTGCCGCTCCCTCCGTACATCAAGCGCGAGGACGAGGCGCTCGATCAAGAGCGGTATCAAACCGTGTTCGCGCGCGTCCCGGGGGCGCTCGCCGCGCCCACCGCGGGGCTCCATCTGTCGCGGGCGCTGCTGGGGAGGCTCTCGGTGCGCGGGTGCGAGCTGGCCAGCGTGACCTTGCACGTGGGGCTCGGGACGTTCCAGCCGGTGATGGTGGACGATCTCGACGCGCACCCGATGCACTCCGAGACGTTCGAGATCTCGCGCACGACGGCGGCGGCCATCGCGAAGGCGCGCGATCGGGGCGCGCCGGTGGTGGCGGTGGGGACCACGGTGGTGCGGGCGCTGGAGAGCGCGGTCGATCCGGATTTTCACGCGGAGCGGGGGCGGGTGCTCGCCACGCGGGGGGAGACGCGGCTGCTCATTCAGCCGGGGTACCGGTTTCGGATCGTGGACCAGCTGGTGACGAATTTTCACCTGCCGCGTTCGACCTTGCTTGCGCTCGTGTGCGCGTTCGGCGGATATGAACGGGTGCTCGAGGCGTATCGGTATGCGGTTCGCGAGGGGTATCGGTTCTTTTCGTACGGGGACGCGATGATGTTGTCGCTCGCGCAGGACCCCTCGTGA
- the tgt gene encoding tRNA guanosine(34) transglycosylase Tgt, producing MLAYDGHARRSVLSTPHGDVDLPTFMPVGTQGSVKTLAPEEVASTGARVVLGNTYHLWMRPGPETISELGGLHGFSRWPHAMLTDSGGFQAFSLSSLTKLTEEGFTFRSHLDGRKGHLTPEEAVRVQGLIGADIQMQLDVCPPGESPRATVEEAVARTTRWAKRALASPRPEAQALFGIVQGACFPDLRKAHAEELAALDVGGGFDGLALGGFSVGEPIERMHETLAEVAFCLDPERPRYLMGVGTPRDLLVGIEHGVDMFDCVLPTRNARNGQALTRFGRLIIKNARHARDPGPIDPQCGCAACRGGFSRAYLRHLYLSGEILALRLLTLHNLHYYGELVAGARAAISEGTYASFKRRSLEAMEL from the coding sequence GTGCTCGCCTACGACGGGCACGCGCGGCGGAGCGTGCTCTCGACCCCGCACGGCGACGTGGATTTGCCGACGTTCATGCCCGTGGGGACGCAGGGGAGCGTCAAGACCTTGGCGCCCGAGGAGGTGGCATCGACGGGGGCCCGCGTCGTGCTCGGCAACACGTACCACCTGTGGATGCGGCCGGGCCCGGAGACGATTTCGGAGCTGGGAGGGCTGCACGGATTTTCGCGCTGGCCGCACGCCATGCTCACCGACTCGGGGGGCTTTCAAGCGTTCTCGCTCTCGAGCCTCACCAAGCTGACGGAGGAGGGCTTCACCTTTCGCTCGCACTTGGACGGACGAAAGGGGCACCTCACGCCCGAGGAGGCGGTGCGCGTGCAGGGCCTCATCGGGGCCGATATTCAGATGCAGCTCGATGTGTGCCCGCCCGGTGAGTCACCGCGCGCCACCGTCGAAGAGGCGGTGGCGCGAACCACCCGGTGGGCCAAGCGCGCGCTCGCATCGCCCAGGCCCGAGGCGCAAGCGCTCTTCGGAATCGTGCAGGGTGCATGCTTTCCCGATCTGCGAAAGGCGCACGCCGAGGAGCTCGCGGCGCTCGACGTGGGTGGCGGCTTCGACGGGCTGGCGCTGGGGGGCTTCTCCGTCGGCGAGCCCATCGAGCGCATGCACGAGACGCTCGCGGAGGTCGCATTTTGCCTCGATCCGGAGAGGCCGCGCTATCTCATGGGCGTGGGGACCCCGCGCGATCTGCTCGTGGGCATCGAGCACGGCGTGGACATGTTCGACTGCGTCCTGCCCACGCGAAACGCGCGCAACGGGCAGGCGCTCACGCGCTTCGGTCGTCTCATCATCAAGAACGCACGCCACGCGCGCGATCCCGGACCGATCGACCCCCAATGTGGGTGCGCAGCTTGCCGCGGTGGCTTTAGCCGCGCGTACTTGCGGCACCTGTACCTGTCGGGGGAGATCCTGGCGCTTCGGCTCCTCACCTTGCACAACCTCCACTACTACGGCGAGCTCGTGGCCGGAGCGCGCGCGGCGATTT
- a CDS encoding response regulator, translating to MSAKVLVVDDEVNQGRALALGLRLEGFEVTTALDAEAALASLLVSPADIAIVDLMLPGINGIELARRLTRLYPKMRVVLTSAYHLSERQLLRADCGVVGFVPKPYRLDELAEFLRAKLASSPESARQFRRASGN from the coding sequence TTGAGCGCGAAGGTTCTTGTCGTCGATGACGAGGTCAATCAAGGACGGGCATTGGCCCTCGGCTTGAGGCTCGAGGGATTCGAAGTGACCACCGCGCTGGACGCCGAAGCGGCGCTCGCCTCGCTGTTGGTGTCACCCGCGGACATCGCGATCGTGGATCTGATGCTGCCGGGCATCAACGGGATCGAGCTGGCGCGGCGCCTCACCCGCCTCTACCCGAAGATGCGCGTGGTGCTGACCAGCGCGTACCACCTCAGCGAGCGCCAGCTGCTCCGCGCCGATTGCGGGGTCGTCGGCTTCGTGCCCAAGCCTTACCGCCTCGACGAGCTCGCCGAGTTCTTACGCGCCAAGCTCGCTTCGAGCCCGGAGAGCGCGCGCCAATTCCGCCGCGCCTCTGGCAATTAA
- a CDS encoding sigma-54 dependent transcriptional regulator, producing the protein MPKILIVDDQRNMRTTLAMMLKGAGYEVEEAADGDEGAERGATGAFDIVLTDLRMGTKDGMEVLGAIKDAQPMTEVIVMTAYGTIESAVEAMRLGAFDYIQKPFTEQELLVKVDKALENRRLAGEVAFLASEFKDRYRFENIVGRSGAIRDLLGRIVRIAPTDAIVLITGESGTGKELVAKAIHANSRRCDRMFVPVNCAAITETLLESELFGHARGSFTGAVSARKGLFEEAHGGTFFFDEIAETPLSFQAKLLRVIQENEVRRVGENKPIRVDVRIIAATNQDLLRAVQEKRFRQDLYYRLNVARFQLPALRERREDIPELVMHFLEKFNKKMGVRARLHEGVLEALAHYDFPGNIRELEHMVEQAVALVQNGTITADDLIQTPHGDESNAGANHGGRALADVVDTAERTAIEGALRESDGNREKAAELLAISPTTLWRKMTRLGIVFDTK; encoded by the coding sequence ATGCCGAAGATCCTGATCGTCGATGATCAGCGCAATATGCGCACCACCCTCGCGATGATGTTGAAGGGGGCGGGATACGAAGTCGAGGAGGCCGCCGACGGCGACGAAGGCGCAGAGCGCGGGGCCACCGGTGCGTTCGACATCGTGCTCACCGATCTGCGGATGGGCACGAAGGACGGCATGGAAGTGCTCGGCGCCATCAAAGACGCGCAGCCCATGACCGAGGTCATCGTGATGACCGCGTACGGCACCATCGAGAGCGCCGTGGAGGCCATGCGCCTGGGCGCGTTCGACTACATTCAAAAGCCGTTCACCGAGCAGGAGCTGCTCGTCAAAGTCGACAAGGCGCTGGAGAACCGCCGGCTGGCCGGCGAGGTCGCGTTTCTGGCGAGCGAGTTCAAGGATCGCTACCGCTTCGAGAACATCGTGGGGCGCTCGGGCGCCATCCGCGATCTGCTCGGGCGCATCGTGCGCATCGCCCCCACCGACGCCATCGTCTTGATCACGGGCGAGAGCGGCACCGGCAAGGAGCTGGTCGCCAAGGCGATCCACGCCAACTCGCGCCGCTGCGATCGCATGTTCGTGCCCGTGAACTGCGCGGCCATCACCGAGACCTTGCTCGAGAGCGAGCTCTTTGGCCACGCGCGCGGCTCGTTCACCGGCGCGGTCTCCGCCCGCAAAGGCCTCTTCGAGGAGGCGCACGGCGGCACCTTCTTCTTCGACGAGATCGCCGAAACGCCCCTCTCGTTCCAAGCCAAGCTGCTGCGCGTGATCCAGGAGAACGAGGTCCGCCGGGTCGGCGAGAACAAGCCTATCCGGGTCGACGTCCGCATCATCGCCGCCACCAACCAGGATCTGCTTCGGGCGGTGCAAGAGAAGCGGTTTCGTCAGGATCTTTACTACCGGTTGAATGTTGCACGGTTCCAGCTGCCAGCTCTTCGCGAGCGCCGCGAGGACATCCCCGAGCTGGTCATGCACTTCCTCGAGAAGTTCAACAAGAAGATGGGCGTGCGCGCCCGCCTCCACGAGGGCGTGCTCGAGGCCCTGGCGCACTACGATTTCCCGGGGAACATCCGGGAGCTCGAGCACATGGTCGAGCAAGCGGTCGCGCTCGTGCAAAACGGAACCATCACCGCCGACGACTTGATCCAGACGCCCCACGGCGATGAGTCCAATGCGGGCGCCAACCACGGCGGTCGAGCTTTGGCCGATGTGGTCGATACAGCGGAGCGCACGGCCATCGAGGGCGCGTTGCGCGAGAGCGACGGCAACCGTGAAAAGGCCGCAGAGCTGCTGGCCATCTCGCCCACGACGCTGTGGCGAAAGATGACCCGCCTCGGGATCGTGTTCGACACCAAGTAG